ACAAAATGATCAAAGATGCGGGTGACTCGGTGACAGCTGAAGAAAAAGCACCGGTTGAAGAAGCGATCAAAGCGGTTGAAGAGGCAATCAAAGGCGACGACAAAGCGGCAATCGACGAGTCTGTTCAGAAGTTGATGGAAGCGAGCCAAGGTATTGCTCAAAAAGCGCAAGCTCAGCAGCAGGCTGGTGGAGAAGCGCAACAGCAAAGTTCAGCAAAAGACGATGACGATGACATCGTTGATGCGGAGTTTGAAGAAGTTAACGACGACAAGAAGTAATTATTTTACGCGCTAGTCTTGCAGCCTCTGTGTTGGGAAATGGTCAGCTACTCATTGTAGCTTCACATTTCCCGCCTTGATTCTGCAAGCTATCGCAAAAAATAAAAGAACTTCTTAAGTCCATATCAGAAGAGTTTTAGAAGTTGTTTTTAAAACTCGGTATAATTCGGGCGATTCCAAACAGGGTTGCCCGTTTTTCTTTGTAAGAATTGATTGATAAAAGCTGAATGGCTATTTAAAAAACTGCTTGGTGAAGCGATTTTTTAAATAGTGATTTTAAGATTAAGTAAACGCGATAAAGCACAGATGAGAATTCAATGAGTAAAGCTTGCTACTATGAAATTTTAGGCGTCGCCAAAACCGCCTCCGAGGGGGAAATCAAAAAAGCCTACCGTAAAATGGCCATGAAATATCACCCGGATCGTAACCCGGATGATGCTGAGGCGGAAAACAAATTCAAAGAAGCTTCGGAAGCTTATGAAATTCTTTCGGATTCACAAAAACGTTCGGTATACGATCAGTTTGGTCATGCAGGTCTAGACGGCCAATCCGGAGGTGGATTTGGCGGTGGCGGTTTCGGCGATGCCTTTGGTGATATCTTCGGCGATATCTTTGGCGGCGGTTTTGGTGGTCGTCGAGGTCCGCAACCGGGTGCCGATCTGCAATACGATCTGGAAATCTCGCTGGAAGATGCGGTTGCCGGTACTACGGTCGATATCCGTATTCCAACCAAGGATGTTTGTGATGCCTGTGATGGAACAGGGGCAGAGTCTGGTAGTGATGTGGAAACCTGTCCAACTTGTCATGGTGCCGGTCAGGTTCGGATGCAACAAGGGTTCTTTGCGGTAAACCGTACTTGTCCAAGTTGTCACGGTAGCGGTAAGCTGATTAAGACACCTTGTAAGTCATGTCGTGGCGAAGGCTATACTCATAGCCATAAGACCTTGTCGGTTAAAATTCCCGCCGGTGTCGATACCGGTGATCGTATTCGTCTGCAAGGCGAGGGGGAAGCCGGTGAACCAGGTGCGCCACGTGGTGATTTG
Above is a window of Thiomicrorhabdus sediminis DNA encoding:
- the dnaJ gene encoding molecular chaperone DnaJ; amino-acid sequence: MSKACYYEILGVAKTASEGEIKKAYRKMAMKYHPDRNPDDAEAENKFKEASEAYEILSDSQKRSVYDQFGHAGLDGQSGGGFGGGGFGDAFGDIFGDIFGGGFGGRRGPQPGADLQYDLEISLEDAVAGTTVDIRIPTKDVCDACDGTGAESGSDVETCPTCHGAGQVRMQQGFFAVNRTCPSCHGSGKLIKTPCKSCRGEGYTHSHKTLSVKIPAGVDTGDRIRLQGEGEAGEPGAPRGDLYVRIRVKQHSIFERDGNNLYCELPISFAKAALGGSVDVPTLGGKASLKIPAGTQSGQRFKMSGKGVKSVRSSMVGDMIVLVHIETPVKLTARQKELLEEFEQSLQGKHYKQHSPKSHSFFDSVKAFFTGDDDDTKKDKNNKDEPWN